Genomic window (Methanobacterium sp. Maddingley MBC34):
GGGAAAATTCTGCTCCTATTAATGAAGGGGAAGAATACGATGTTAAAATTGAAGATTTAGGTAGAGATGGTGACGGCATTACCCGTATTGAAGGTTTTGTTGTTTTCGTTTCAGGAGCTAAAGTCGGTGACGAAGTTAAAATTAGAGTCAACTCCGTCCGCAGGAACTTCGGCTTCGCAGAAGTAGTCGAATAAGTAACTTATTCATACAAATCTTCTAAAATTCAGAGAAAGGGAATAAAATCCAATTTTATTCCTTTTTGAATTATTTTTTCTTAAATTTATACTAGTTTTAAATCCATTATTTTTAACTCATTAAAATTCTTATTATTCTCAAAACCTATTAGAATTCTTATTATTCTCAAAAATTGTTTTTATCTGCTGAATAAACTTTTTGAAATAGATTTTAACAAATTTTATAAAATAAATCAATTAATCATTTTTCATTCAGTTCATGGGGATTAGTATTTGCCTGTATTCAGATTTTATCATAATTTTGTCAAATTTATCAAATTTTATTAGTTTTTATAGAGCGTAGATTCTAGAATACGCTGAAATTGGTATTAATAGGGGTGAAATTGGGACAAATTTGGGAAAATTCATTTAAGTGATCAAGGTGTATTTAGTTATTGTGTGGTGTTTCTTTTAACACTGCACGCCCCCCCCCCC
Coding sequences:
- a CDS encoding putative RNA-binding protein (PFAM: TRAM domain_SP); the encoded protein is MFGSNYGRDERENSAPINEGEEYDVKIEDLGRDGDGITRIEGFVVFVSGAKVGDEVKIRVNSVRRNFGFAEVVE